The DNA segment CGTCGATCTTGGCCGCCTCGATGAGCTGAGGATCGATCTTCTGCAGGTTAGCCAGGAAGATGATGAGGTAGGTTCCCGTGTACATCCAAAGCATCACGAAGAGCACCGGCAGGATGGCTGTCCTGGGGTTGAGGAAGAGCGTGTTCTCCCAGCCCGGCTCGAGGTACTGCATGAGCTGCGTGAAGGGCCCGTAGGGGGAGAAGAACGACTGCCACAGGATCCCCACCACGATGGTGGAGATCACGGTCGGCAGGTAGATCATGGTCTGGAAGAGATCCCGCAGTCCCACCAGCTTCCGGAAGAGGACGTAGGCGAGGACGAAGCCGAGAGGGATCTGGCCGAAGACCGAGATCAGGATGATGAAGAGGTTGTTCTTCAGCGAGATCCAGAAGAACCGGTCCCGGAACATCTCCCCGTAGTGCTGGAGCCCCAAGAAACGGAGAACCTCCCTGCCGCCGAAGAGGGGCCCGCCATTGTAGTCGGTCAGGCTGAGGGTGATGGAGAAGGCAGTGGGGAAGGCGATGACCGCCCAGCAGAGGACGACCGCCGGAAGGACGAGGATCAGGTAGGCTCGGCGTTCCTCGGCGTTGGTGGCGCGGCGCACGATCGTCGCCTCCAGGTACGGCGTTCCGGCAGGGCGGCGGGTACGGCACGAGCCGCGCCCGCCGCCCCCCGTCGTCACCGAAGACTACTGCTGCGCGGCCTTCCACGCGTCATAGGCCCGTTGCACCGAGGCCGCCACCGCCTCAGGCGTCGAGAGTCCGAGCCCGATCTCCTGCAGCCCCACGTTGAGCGGGCCGTAGACCTTGGAGTCGAGCACGTTGTCGAGGACGTAGGTCCCGCCAACCCGGCCATAGAACCGCGACCGCTCCTGCGCCAGAGGCTCCAGACGGTCGCTGGTGACGCCCTTCCGGGACGGGAAGGCGGCGCCCGTCTCAAGCCGGATCCTCTGAGCCTCCGCCGATGTGAGCCACCCGACCAGGCGCCACGCGGCCTCCTCCTTGCGCGACCCCTCGGGGATGGCCGCGTTGATGCCGAAGCCGACGCCTGGCACCGAGGAGGTGGTGTTGTGGTTCAACTCCCCGGGAATGGCGGGAAAGACGGTCATGACGAAGTTCTCCTGCTCCTCGGGCGGGATCAGCGCCTCGCCGGTGGTGGGGTCGGTGAGGAAGTTCCCCACCTTCCAGTCGCCGTCGATCAGGAAGGGAGCCTTCCCCGATGCGAAGAGCGGGTTCACCTCGTTGTAGGCGGTCTGGAAGATCCGGCGGCTGAGCACCCCGTCTTCGAAGAGGGAGGCATAGAACCTCAAGGCCTTGACGAAGGGTTCGTCGGTGAACTCGGCCCGTCCGGCGATGATCTCGTCCATGGTCCCGTCGCCCACGAGCCTGCCCACGATCATGCTGAACAGGGTCGACTGGACGACCCAGTCGTCCTGGGCGCCCATCAGGACCACGTCCTTGCCGGCGGCCTTCAGGGCCGGGACCATCTCCTCGAGTTCCTCGTACGTCGTGGGGATCTGAAGCCCAAGGCTGTCCAGGAGCTCCTTGTTCACGTAGAGGACGTGCGTCGCCGTGAGCGCGATGGGGAGCTCGGCCAGATAACCCCCCGCCTGAGGAACCAGGGCCGCCTCCGAGAACTCGTCCCGCATGGGGTCCACGAAGGGTGTGAGGTCCTTCACCAGCCGCTGGGTGTGCAGCGTGCTGGAGCGACCTCCCGGCCACATGTAGATGACGTCCGGGAGCCTGCCCGCCGCGGCGTAGGCTTCGGTCTTCTGGTGGAACGGCTCCAGGAAGAGGTCCTCTCGCACGATCTTGATGCCGGGGTTGTTCCTCTCGAAGGCGTTCCAGACCTCCTCGACCTCGCGCTCGGCACCCGGGCTCGTGGCGTCCAGGTAGTTGAGGACCGTGAGCACGATGGGCTCTCCACCCTGCTGGTCCTGCGCAAGGGCGCCGCCTGCCCACTGGACCGCAACGAGCACGGCCAGCAGCGCCAACCCCGCGACGCCCATGACACGGTACCGCCTATGTGCCACTTGGGTTCCCTCCCTCGTGAGAATGAGATCGCGCCTTCCTTCCTGCGGTGGAGTCATGGTTCGGAACGACCGAGAGGAGCACTCTCCCTCTCTCCTGGGACCCGGAGCGGAGTCGACGGTGTCGGACGAGTAGGGATTCAGCCAGTCGTCGATGACCAAACCGACGGCGCCCGGGAGGTCGCAGCCCGCGCTTGACGTCGAGCCCTTCACCTTCACCGTCTTCTCGAGCCCGGTCCGATCCACCACAGTCTGAAACCCTTCCTGGACCTGCTCCAGGAAGG comes from the Limnochorda pilosa genome and includes:
- a CDS encoding carbohydrate ABC transporter permease, whose amino-acid sequence is MVRRATNAEERRAYLILVLPAVVLCWAVIAFPTAFSITLSLTDYNGGPLFGGREVLRFLGLQHYGEMFRDRFFWISLKNNLFIILISVFGQIPLGFVLAYVLFRKLVGLRDLFQTMIYLPTVISTIVVGILWQSFFSPYGPFTQLMQYLEPGWENTLFLNPRTAILPVLFVMLWMYTGTYLIIFLANLQKIDPQLIEAAKIDGATEGQVLGRVILPAMSGVIVTSAILAISGSLKSFDLIFAMTAGNPARRTSVLSLYMYDNAFRGAPDYPLANAVSTFMVVLSLGLILMLRVLEKRFGGEE
- a CDS encoding extracellular solute-binding protein gives rise to the protein MTTRSAPQVMSRHSLPCTTSPKRRRSSGGPRSQWHSEQTSLIYLKTEAGVGAGIILEHQDGDPTARRLVDEAAEALTAVVASAGVLLDVDMVVIGGIWGEFSPAFLEQVQEGFQTVVDRTGLEKTVKVKGSTSSAGCDLPGAVGLVIDDWLNPYSSDTVDSAPGPRREGECSSRSFRTMTPPQEGRRDLILTREGTQVAHRRYRVMGVAGLALLAVLVAVQWAGGALAQDQQGGEPIVLTVLNYLDATSPGAEREVEEVWNAFERNNPGIKIVREDLFLEPFHQKTEAYAAAGRLPDVIYMWPGGRSSTLHTQRLVKDLTPFVDPMRDEFSEAALVPQAGGYLAELPIALTATHVLYVNKELLDSLGLQIPTTYEELEEMVPALKAAGKDVVLMGAQDDWVVQSTLFSMIVGRLVGDGTMDEIIAGRAEFTDEPFVKALRFYASLFEDGVLSRRIFQTAYNEVNPLFASGKAPFLIDGDWKVGNFLTDPTTGEALIPPEEQENFVMTVFPAIPGELNHNTTSSVPGVGFGINAAIPEGSRKEEAAWRLVGWLTSAEAQRIRLETGAAFPSRKGVTSDRLEPLAQERSRFYGRVGGTYVLDNVLDSKVYGPLNVGLQEIGLGLSTPEAVAASVQRAYDAWKAAQQ